The following proteins are encoded in a genomic region of Nymphalis io chromosome 8, ilAglIoxx1.1, whole genome shotgun sequence:
- the LOC126770047 gene encoding alpha-ketoglutarate-dependent dioxygenase alkB homolog 4: MKPRPCGCKGCRTCLVCETYYGADALKNTTSLDKEKSYVYCPLCDKAWSGWDIDLYKQHPNHEGKSIDYPGVYIKLDFISKAEEDQLIKNIDEVPWDISQSGRRKQNFGPKTNFKKQKIVAGNFDGFPKFSKYLQDRFHSIELLKGYEVIEQCSLEYDPSKGASIDPHIDDCWIWGERIVTVNILTDSVLTMTPFKGDKKKYNLFCAENYPAVVQTDGSINLEFNDKGPSMLEISKPLEDNDVIIRIPMIRRSLLIIYGESRYHWEHAVLREDIKTRRVCLAYREFTPPYMNNGTHDTIGQEIRNKAKSFWDHQERYKNSLQDIAINKLSI; encoded by the exons ATGAAACCAAGACCTTGTGGATGTAAGGGCTGTAGAACGTGTCTTGTTTGTGAAACATATTACGGCGCAGATGCTCTGAAGAACACAACCTCTCTTGATAAAGAAAAGAGCTATGTGTACTGTCCGCTATGTGATAAAGCCTGGAGTGGCTGGGATATAGACTTATACAAGCAGCATCCAAACCATGAAGGTAAATCGATAGATTATCCTGGTGTTTATATAAAGCTGGACTTTATATCAAAAGCCGAAGAAGATcagcttataaaaaatatcgatgaAGTGCCCTGGGATATTTCGCAGAGTGGACGGCGTAAGCAAAATTTTGGACCAAAGactaattttaaaaagcaaaaaatcGTAGCTGGTAATTTTGATGGATTTCCTAAATTTTCCAAATATTTACAAGATAGATTTCAtagtattgaattattaaaaggtTATGAAGTTATCGAGCAATGTTCCTTAGAATATGACCCCAGCAAAGGTGCATCTATTGACCCTCATATAGATGACTGTTGGATATGGGGAGAAAGAATTGTCACAGTCAATATCTTAACTGATTCTGTCCTCACTATGACACCTTTTAAGGGagataaaaagaaatacaatcTGTTTTGTGCGGAAAATTATCCAGCAGTAGTTCAGACCGATGGAAgtataaatttagaatttaatgaCAAAGGACCCAGCATGTTAGAAATTAGTAAACCTCTAGAAGACAATGACGTAATAATAAGAATACCGATGATAAG GAGATCACTTCTGATAATTTATGGGGAATCGAGATATCACTGGGAACATGCCGTTTTAAGAGAAGACATAAAAACAAGGAGAGTGTGCTTAGCTTACAGAGAGTTTACTCCACCGTACATGAACAACGGAACCCATGATACTATTGGCCAAGAAATCAGAAATAAAGCAAAAAGTTTTTGGGATCACCAGGAAAGATATAAAAACAGCTTACAAGATATAGCTATTAATAaactaagtatttaa
- the LOC126770054 gene encoding CD151 antigen-like, whose amino-acid sequence MEVHNSRKMMFTKTETEYNMKSIRFLLLTITTMFIIIAGLMIVLGFSVYSHYHTFSFFYESATTGRFFTPSILSIIMGMFLFIVTLFGFFGSLKQSTCLVNLYALILALMLIGKLVVVILAFTLDTQSLRNYIYIPVAEYADDPEIAMEIDRLQVCLNCCGSNSYLDYVGMEFSSNQSTVVVSTIVNGDQVSVIVPETCCITRGSEFCTAMRANSCKAALVNLFVQNSSVIGVLGVSVMFIQLLGVIFAILLARCIRKMKSEKALQSWKIKEQMILAREENNQSTRHTEDNVADSVYIAHHDCSTA is encoded by the exons ATGGAAGTCCATAATTCACGAAAAATGATGTTCACCAAGACTGAAACCGAGTACAATATGAAATCTATAAGATTTCTATTGTTGACGATCACAACTATGTTTATT ATAATAGCAGGTTTAATGATCGTCCTGGGATTTTCCGTGTATTCCCACTACCACACGTTCTCGTTCTTCTACGAGAGCGCCACAACGGGCCGGTTCTTTACGCCCTCTATTCTCAGCATTATTATGGGCATGTTCCTTTTCATCGTCACTCTATTTGGGTTCTTCGGTAGCTTAAAACAGAGCACATGCTTGGTTAACTtg TATGCACTTATTTTGGCGTTGATGTTAATAGGAAAATTGGTCGTCGTGATATTAGCGTTTACATTAGACACGCAGTCATTgagaaattacatttatataccaGTGGCAGAATATGCTGACGATCCAGAAATTGCAATGGAAATTGACCGCTTACAAGTTTGC CTCAACTGTTGCGGAAGCAATTCCTACTTGGATTACGTGGGCATGGAATTCTCATCTAATCAATCTACAGTGGTCGTGTCTACGATTGTCAATGGAGACCAAGTGTCAGTAATAGTACCTGAGACCTGTTGCATCACAAGAGGAAGTGAGTTTTGTACAGCTATGAGGGCGAACAGTTGCAAGGCCGCGCTGGTCAATTTGTTTGTACAGAACTCCAGTGTGATTGGCGTTTTGGGTGTATCTGTTATGTTTATACAG ttattgGGTGTTATATTTGCGATCCTTTTAGCGAGATGCATCCGGAAAATGAAAAGTGAAAAGGCTCTACAATCTTGGAAAATTAAGGAGCAAATGATTTTAGCGCGCGAAGAGAACAATCAAAGTACACGCCACACAGAAGATAATGTTGCAGATAGCGTTTACATAGCCCATCATGATTGTAGTACAGCTTGA